The region ACGCTGCCTATGGGTAAGTTGTCTCTCTGTCCCGAAGGACACACAACGGTCTTGGCAGCCGCTGGTCGCTAGACAGCCTTGGGTGTTGTGCAGAGAGAGgtttgaggttggaagggacctctggagacctcTAATCTGGTCTCCTGCTCAAAGAAGGACTGGCATCAAAGATGATAGACCAGGTTTCTCAGGGTTTTGTCCAGTTGAGGATTTGTTCTGCCCATTCTTGATGCATCGTTTGACATTGACTGACATCCCTCAACTCCCAGGCAAACCTCAGGTCATAAAGGCGAATGTAGCTCAAATCTAATCTAGACCAATGGAAGCGAAATACTACCTGGGCTTGCATGAGATCACGTGATGGTAGACGTACGTCAGCGAGACCCAGGTTCACCCCAAAGCTTGAGCAGGTTTTGAAATGAGCCTTTCTGTGAGTAGCAAGCTCAGCTCCTGAACTCTCGAAAGCCTTTGTGTGACTCCAGACGCATCTCAGGGGGCTCCTTTCTGCTGGTTGTTTCGCTGTAGGGTTGACATCCATCGTAAGGAGAATGCCGGCGCCGCTGAAAAGCCCATCACCATCCATGCCACGCCAGAGGGGTGCTCTGAAGCATGTCGCATGATCCTTGATATCATGCAGAAGGAGGCTGATGAAACTAAATCGTAAGTATGATATTCAGTGGCCCTGGCTCAGCAAGACAGGCAGGTTTGGTGGAAGGGAGGTAAACTCAGCCATCGGTGGAGAAACCCCCACGTCCATCTTCTGTCACCCCCCACCTCCTGAGAGAACTGCTGGCATTTGGAGTTTCAGGATAGAGTCATGGTTCAGCTAATAACTTACAACTTAATAACTTCTCTATGGTGTGGCTGGCAGCAGTGTAGTGATCAGGTGGGTCCAAAGAGCATGTAGGAAAACTTGGAGAACAAAACCCAGTGAAATATAGATTAGGGAAGTCACTTAGCTCCCATTTCTCAGAAACTAAGTAGATGCAGAGGTGGTTATCCTTTTACCACATCACTACTGGCCCTTGCTGGAAATCGATTTCCTGGCCAGAAGGAcctttagattttattttttaatccatttcagAGCAGAAGAGATTCCCTTGAAAATCCTAGCACACAACAGTTTGGTGGGGAGGTTGATTGGCAAGGAGGGCCGCAACCTCAAGAAGATCGAGCAGGACACTGGCACGAAGATCACCATCTCCCCGTAAGTCCTGGTGAACACCAAGCCATGCCCCTCTGTCCAACACAGTACAGGCAGTGCTGGAGCCAGAAGATGGAGCAGTTGTGTCCTCCCACGGACATTCCCCATCCCGGTTGGGTGTTCTCCATCCCAGGTGGATGGTAGCAttgggcagggagagggtgcATGGTCCCACACTGTCATTTGGGGGAACCCTCATCTttgagttttccttttttctttttgacctAGAAAAAACTGTAACCAAATCTTGGGTTTTGTCTGTGGGCTAGTTTGCAGGATTTAACCATTTATAACCCTGAGCGAACCATCACAGTGAAGGGCAGCACAGAGGCGTGCTCCAATGCTGAAGTGGAGATCATGAAGAAGTTGCGAGAGGCCTACGAGAACGACGTGGTGGCTGTCAATGTAAgctcccagccctcctgcctgaGATGCCCCTGCTTCAGAGCCACCGCTGAGGTGGCCAGAAGAAAATTGGGGGCGTTGTCGGTCTGTTACAGCAAGGGTTGGCCCTCATCCATCATGTCCACATATGAACATGTGTTGagaaccccaaaacccccactCTGCCTTTTACACATTTCTCCATGTCTTTGCTGTCCCAGCAACAAGCCAACCTGATCCCTGGACTGAACCTCAGTGCTTTGGGCATCTTTTCAACGGGATTGTCCATGCATCCATCCACCCCTGGGGCCCGAGGGGCTGCGGCGGCTGCCCCATACCACCCGTTTGCAGTAAGTGCAAGAGGTTTTGGGGTGCATGGGACATGTTCTTGGGGGAAAGAGTGGTCTGTAGGCTCTCCTGCTGTATTTCTTGGGTTTGGGCAGACACTGTAGCTATAGGAGCCATCTCATGGGGAGCCTTGAACAAGAGCTCTGACTCTTGGCCATTTGGGGAGCATACTCATCAGAGCAGTGAAGTGGAGAAGACAGTGAATGAACATGGATTGTCCCTTCTTGGATTTATATCCCTGGGAAGATCAGCTGCATCCACACGTTGCATTGAGCTTGGTCTCACATGTGTTTAAGGACTTGCTGTGTCCCAAGGGTGCTGCTCTCTGAAGGTGCCTGTGCCGATGCTGGCATGGAAGAACCATGTAGGTGGTCTTCAGTCCTGACCCCAAACCCACCACTGGGTTGTGATGGTGTGGACTCGGTTGTGCCTTGCAGGTCCAGTCCTGGTGGCCACACGAACACGCTGGCATTACCGCAGGGCGTGCGGAGCATGGCATGAAAGGGGATGAGCAGTGGCCCCTGTGCAGCCATCAGCCTTGATCCCTGCCCTAGCACCCAAAAGGTGACGCTTTCTGGGAGTTGAGCTTCACCTGATTTTGTAGGCAAGGGTTTTCCTTTGTCTTGGggtgctgtggctgctgagGCCTGGGGCAAAGCAAGCCTGCAAAGTGGTTTCAAAACCACTGAGGTTGCACGCAGGCAAGGACAATTCAGCATTGGGAAGACACATTAGCCAAAGTGCTGATGGGGAAGGTCCATCCCCAGCCCACTAGCACTTGCTGAGCACCCTTAGGATGGCCAGGCTCTGCGGTCTGTCTGTTAGTCTCTCTAAATACATCTGCTGAGATGTTTTGGATGCACGGCAACTGGCGTGCAGGTTAATTTActtgtgctgttttcttttcctggcgacgccagcagcagagcagtcgGAGGAGAACGGTGAGTGCCGGGCTGGTGGTGCGGAGGGGTGGATGAGTGAGATGTGTTTGATGGCCCTGGAGGGCACCAAGAGGGTCTGTCTGTCTGCGCACTGCCAGCCCGTGGAGGGGAGGATGCTCTGCCTGCGTCAGCCGCCTGAGCAAGCGCAACCTTCGGGAAACATCTGCTTGAGCGTTTGTTGGTGTGATGGAGAGGAGCTGGGCAAGTCTCCTGAAGAGCAGCATTTGGTGTGGGCTCCTTCAGCCCAAAGCTTTGCGTGGCCTTTTACAAGCCACCCTGGCGAGTCCAAGAGGAGTGGTTGCCTCTGCCGTCATTTTTTATAGTAAAACAAgggggaggcaaaaaaaaagaacccaaaaaaaaagtaactggCGCTTGGCTCCATGGTGGCTCCTTCTCCCCGAGTACTTTGTGTTTCACACCTCAGAGTGGTCATTTCTGACCATGTCCTCAGCAGGTCCTGGAGCCAGGGGCTATAGCTTAAACCAGAGACCTGGCAAGgatggaggagagggaaggagtcTCATGGCGAAAAGGGGGAGCTGGGAACATGTGGTGCCCTCCCTGGCTGTGAGGGACCAGCTGGGCAGGAGAGGACACATTGGTGTAGGAGACATGGAGCAGCTATGGCCAGAAGCAGAGGTGGGTGTGGGGAACATGAGCTCAGTGCAAGGAGGAGCAAAAAACCTCAGTGCAGCAGGTTTAGAGGGCTGAGAGTTAAGAGTGGTGTCTGCTGTGTGCAGGGGAGCTGGGTGTTTTCCTCCACCCAAGTAACCATGGTTTGCAGGTTGCATCTGGTTGCACTCACCCAAACCCAGAGCAGGAGAGTTGTGTCTGCTGCCAGGAGAAATACCTGATGTATTTGAGACATGGAGAAATTGAAGAGGGATTGGGTTGGGGTGAGCTGTATGGGATTGGTGTTCTGGCACGCACCCCTTGCTTTTGGCCGTGGAGAGATCTGCATTTTCCCCGTCTCCATCCTGGCTCTTGGGGGAACAGCTTCCTcagtctgctttttcttctcttggaaCTGGAGAAGGGAAATGGTGATGGAAATTGAAGCCAAACCAGATACCTTCCTCAGTTCTCGCCAAACCCCCACCTTCTCTGCAGGGGTCAGAGGTTACAGCATGGTTTTGTCATTCCAGGGTTGCGGCTGCTCCCAAAGACCATAGGGGCTGGTTTTCCCCTATGAACAGTGGCAggacacagctgaaaaaatagCAGTGGGGAGGGACTGGGGGTAACTGGAAGCCTCCATCCACCTCCCAGCCCCATTGCACTGTGCTGCAGGCACAGGATCTGGGATGCAGCTCACCCTGCTGCACCCTCGGGTGCACCTGCATTCTCTGGGAGGGGTTTCAGGGGCTGAAGCAttgtccctgtgtccctgccAGGCTCACGGTGGTGACACACTGCTCCGTGTCAGGCTGGGGGcggctgggaaggggctggcaCGTTGGGGATGTCACTGACCCTCATTCTCTCTCCTGCCGTAGAGCTCCTCGGCGTACCTCTCGGGTCTGTATGGAGCCCCCCCAGCCAGCGCTTTCCCCCATCAGCACCCCGTAAGTGCCTTGGCACCTCCCTCTTGGCGGTCTTCACTTGGGCACCTTGGGAGAGTGGGCACGAGGCTGGGGTGAGCAGCCGCTGCCCTGGGATGCTGGCAACCACCCCTCCGGTCCGGCTGGTCCTCTGACCATCTCACTTTTCCATGGCCTTGCAGCTGCCGGAGCAGGAGGTTGTGAACTTGTTCATCCCAACGCAGGCGGTGGGGGCCATCATTGGGAAGAAGGGGCAGCACATCAAGCAGCTGGCGCGGTTTGCAGGTGCCTCCATCAAGGTgagcagggtgctgcagggctgaTCCTGGGGCTTCATGCCTtggtttctccttcctcctgctgaagGCAGCAAACAGGAACCCTTGGGGAATGGTTTTGCTCCCCAAATGAGTAGAAACACAGTCCTGCAACATCCAGTTTTTGCCCCTGCTTGCGTGGGAGGGGGTGTCCTTTCTTGGGAGGGGATGCTTGCTTAGGTGGATGCCCCTGCATTGGGGGACATCCCACACAGGGAAGGTCTTGCCAAAGCAGGGCCGCACTCAtgctccttctccctctgcagaTCGCCCCGGCAGAAGGCCCTGATGCCAGTGAGCGGATGGTCATCATCACGGGGCCACCCGAGGCACAGTTCAAGGTGCGCTGGTGCTTTACTCAGTACCGTGGTTTTGATGCTGCTGGTCATCGGCGCATCATGGGCCTCAGGAAGGGAGGGCACAGCAGGCACGGCCAGGACTGCTGCCCTCTGGTTTAATTTATGTCTCCTCCCCAGGCCCAGGGGCGAATATTTGggaagctgaaagaagaaaacttctttAACCCAAAAGAAGAAGTGAAGCTTGAAGCCCACATCAAGGTGCCTTCCTTCGCTGCCGGCCGTGTGATAGGCAAAGGTGGCAAGACGGTAGGTGGGGGTTGCAGGGatgctcccccctgccccagggctgcagagctgggcatcACCCATCAcccctgcccaccctgggggGCAAAGCCCAGGTGCTGTAAGGTCACAGCAATGTCTTGAGTCCAGCCCCACGTCCTGGTGGTGGCTCTTGTTGGGTGGTGACCGTCCCAAGGTGGGGGACAAGGTGTGACCCTCGGCAGCCTGGTGGTGTGTGGTGGCTTGGAGCTGGGGTAACATGGGTGGCGGAGGATTTTGGCTCTTTCACAGCACAACCCACCTGGGGCTCTGTCGTTTGCTCCAGGTGAACGAGCTGCAAAACTTAACTAGTGCAGAAGTCATTGTGCCACGAGACCAAACCCCGGATGAGAACGAGGAGGTCATTGTTAAAATCATTGGGCATTTCTTTGCCAGTCAGGTACGGTGTGGCTGTGGCTTCTCTGATATTCCCAGCCAGTTTCATCCACCACGGAAAGCCGTGGGGCTGGCTGGCAGCCCCAAGCACGGCACGGCCTGAGCATCCTGCCACTCTGGTTTAGATGGTTTCCATGCACTCAGGATGCACCAAAGGTGTTTTGtcagctctgcccagctgtgctAGCAATGAAATTAAAGACTGGGTGAATTTAGCTAAAACACATGTCTTAGACACCATGCCGTAGTGGCATCCAGGTTGTGAATCAGCTCCTCCCTGGCATCAGTGCTGGCAGGGAGCTCCCACAGGCACCTGCATCCCACCTGGGTGCATGTACCACAACGTTGTCTGCTTGCAGGGGATGGCAGCACCCCAAAATTCAGGCTCTGGGGGCATGATAGAGGAAGCACAAGTTAAAACTCTGGAGTGCTCCACTTGCAACTGTGCAGGAGCAGAGTGGCTCCTTCTTTAGCATATCCTTAATTGCAGCTGTGCCCAAACCACATGCTTGTCTGGTAATTAAAAGCTCAGCAGGTGATGAGTGGCAAGATGATCAGTTGTGGCTGGAGGGGGAGACAATCACTCAGGCTGCTTGCGGTGCCTGCCCTGATGCCTGGCTCTTGCTTCCCCCCAAGACTGCACAGCGCAAGATCAGGGAGATCGTACAGCAGGTGAAGCATCAGGAGCAGAAACACGCTCAGGGAGCCCCGGCCTCACAGCACAGCAAGTGAGGCTCCCGCTGTGCCGGCCAGCACCACCCGATGAATGTAacgctgccgctgccgccgccgggccccccAGCAGATCAGGGGAGCAAACCAAagacccccccccccgagcCTCCGCCGTGGCCGGGGTGCTGCGAGGATGTGCAGCAGAGGGGTACAGGGAGGACTCTCCATGCCACAGCCTCCTCCTTACTCCATTGCCTCCTGACGCTATCCCTTTAGTTGGACTAACAtaggcagagatttttttttttcttttttaatttcctaaaaGCCACCCATTTCATCCAGGCACGGCCGGAGGAGCTTGCCCAGAatgggggggctgcagcataCAGTGCGGTGCTCATCAATtttagaattaatattttgataACGAAACTAATGCTGGTTTTTAAGTtttgtaagaattttttttttaattcttttttaatttcagaggggttggtggggagggggaggtttGTTTTTAGCAAAAGCAGGCTTTTCTAGAGTTTTAAGGAAAGGAGCTAGTCCATTGGTTCTCTAATGCACGGTAGAGCAGATGTAGGATTGCCAGCAGGGGGAATAAAGGTATATTAAGTAAGTATTAAAAAGTGACTTCTTAAGGGCTTTGAGAAGAGCAGTGCCTGTATGAGCCAACAGAAGGGATACCGTCTCCTAAAAGAGGAGTCTCTTTCATACATCCTTTCCTCTTCGCTTCACAGAGTCCGAAACTGGGGTTTGCATCTGTCCTATCCCCCCCTCTccagctgtctgtctgtcccccCTCTCTTTCCATCACTGTTCAACACAGCCATACTTGGTGctaaaaaccccagaaaacaaTGGGCAGTGGCGTCTTTGGGAAAAAAGCCCTgttgcagggagaggaggggaaaaggagagggggGAACCCCAGATTTACAAGAAGTTTTAAGCCCAGGGCTAGAAAAACAACtagcaaaatttttttaaaattaaaaaaaagaacaaaaccaaccctACACAACACacgcatacacacacaaaactacCTCAGGTTTTCGTACCTCAGCACCTTGCGCTTGTGTTTCCCTTTTAGAGACTTTTGTATGCCTTGTAAAACTGATAGTTggagcatttttttatttttttaataaaaaaacaagTTGGAAAATGATCTCGACCAAGTCAGCTGCGAGGCGGGAGAAGGAAACCATCCCGTGTCCCAGAGCTCTTCCGTAGTTTCCTTCTGCTAGCTGAGAGCCAGTGGCCATTCCTTCAGAGAAAGCTtgagaaatgtttaaaaagaaacaaaaaaaaaaaaaaatcacccaagCAATGAACGAAAGCAGTGAAAGCCGACGGGCAAGAGGAGCAGGACAGGAGCAGCGTGCTGCCGGCAGGTCCCGTGCTGCCAGCTGAGCGTGCCAGGGTGAGGTGCCGGTGCCAGCGCCAGCCCCATGGGCTGCaacaccacattttcctctacTTCAAAGTGTTCTGTGAAAAAACACAcccaacagcaacaacaacaaaaaaatatatccagCTAACAAGAGCCTGAGCTTGCTAtctgttgctttcttttgaGTGCCTTGCGTTGGTCACAGCCAAGCTGAGGTTGGGCAGGGGGTTCCCTGCTTCTGGCACTGGGCAGCCAGAGCTACGCGCTCCTGGGGGAAAAGGGGTGACTGGGGGTGTATTTTGGGGGAGGGCAATGTTTGCAGGCATTGCTAGGCATAGCTGTACCCAATCAGTTGCGAAGGTGTTGCCATCATGCAGCCATGTCTCCCTGCACTAAACCAGGGACCGGTGCTTGTCCGCGGTTAGTTAGCAAAGCTGAAACGATGCTGTGGCACTGCTGTGGTTATTAATGGCGCACTAATTACACTCATGTAGCTGGAAAGCTCAGGTGCCCCTATGCACCTCCACAGCTGTGTCTCCAGCTAGCCAAAAGCTTGGTCTCTCCAGCAGCAGGTAGATGGCTGGCTCTGGGATGGGTGGAAGTGCAACACTGACTGTGGAAAGGACCAAATGGGACTGGGTTGTCCCTTGCATGAAATTGTGGCATGGCATGGGGTGCTGATAAGCAGAGCCATGCTCGTTCCCGCCAACCCCATCAGGTGCCAGGGACAGAGTGCCACCGGGGAGGTGgcccctggggagggcaggctCTGGTGCTACCTGTGTAATGCCTCAAAGCACCAAACCACATCGCTTGTCATGTCCATGTTTTGGAACGGTACAGGGAGGAAAGAAGTCCCTTCCCCACCTACAGTACAAGCCATCACAAAAAAGAGCATCAGTTTTCGTGTTTGCTGTCCCACCaccatccccagccccaggcagtgAGGAATGACTCCGCTGCTAGCAGGACTGGCGCAGCCCTGGGAAAACCTGTGCTCACCATCACTGCAAAGATGGATCTGACCCAGACTGGCTGGCTGAGCCCCGCCACGTCCTTCCTGTGAGTAAGGACCATGTCACAGGGCAGATGGCATCAGAAATGTGCAGAGCTGAATGACGAGcatccccccagcccaggggagcAGCCAGGGGACACAGCATTACTCACCGAGTACACACATTCTCCCATCAGCACAGTAAAGCACAAGCTTATCATCTCCAAAAAGCCCTTTACTAAAGAGGAGCAAGAAACAGACCCTGCACCCAACTGTTCATCCGAAGCACAAAAGTTAACAGCCTATTTCTCTCCATAGGGCGTTCTCAGAGCACATTGTAGGGGCATAAGGACCCAAGCCACAGCCGAAGGGCCAGAGCCCACGAGATGACCTTGCAGACAGAGGGGATATTGACTGGTATGTGCACAATTTCCCCACCGTCTCATACACGGAGGCTTTCAGCAGCCACAACCACACAGGCACTTCTCAGTGACCGGCAGTGACAAGTGCAGGTATCCCCTAAAGGGATTTACACCACAAAAGTGCTTTTTGGTTTGCATAGAGGACGGGGAAAGGCATCCAGGTAAGGTCCTTCCATTTAACATCTGAGCCCCCTCTGCTTAAGGGGCATACACAAGGAGTACCTGGAAAGCATCCTTAACCCCCCACTGGCCCCTCTGCAGGGGCTGTTTAGttgttggggtgttttttttttccccaaaagaaaaaatctgcttttgtcATCAGCAGACAGCAGG is a window of Phalacrocorax aristotelis chromosome 7, bGulAri2.1, whole genome shotgun sequence DNA encoding:
- the IGF2BP2 gene encoding insulin-like growth factor 2 mRNA-binding protein 2 isoform X2: MKRRRMNKLYIGNLSPAVTADDLKQLFGERKLPLAGQVLLKSGYAFVDYPDQNWAIRAIETLSGKVELHGKVMEVDYSVPKKLRSRKIQIRNIPPHLQWEVLDGLLAQYGTVENVEQVNTDTETAVVNVTYATKEEAKVAIEKLSGHQFENYSFKISYIPDEEVSSPPPPQRSRRGGHSSRERGSSPGGSSQPKQLDFPLRMLVPTQFVGAIIGKEGLTIKNLTKQTQSKVDIHRKENAGAAEKPITIHATPEGCSEACRMILDIMQKEADETKSAEEIPLKILAHNSLVGRLIGKEGRNLKKIEQDTGTKITISPLQDLTIYNPERTITVKGSTEACSNAEVEIMKKLREAYENDVVAVNQQANLIPGLNLSALGIFSTGLSMHPSTPGARGAAAAAPYHPFAQSSRRRTSSSAYLSGLYGAPPASAFPHQHPLPEQEVVNLFIPTQAVGAIIGKKGQHIKQLARFAGASIKIAPAEGPDASERMVIITGPPEAQFKAQGRIFGKLKEENFFNPKEEVKLEAHIKVPSFAAGRVIGKGGKTVNELQNLTSAEVIVPRDQTPDENEEVIVKIIGHFFASQTAQRKIREIVQQVKHQEQKHAQGAPASQHSK
- the IGF2BP2 gene encoding insulin-like growth factor 2 mRNA-binding protein 2 isoform X3, with protein sequence MKRRRMNKLYIGNLSPAVTADDLKQLFGERKLPLAGQVLLKSGYAFVDYPDQNWAIRAIETLSGKVELHGKVMEVDYSVPKKLRSRKIQIRNIPPHLQWEVLDGLLAQYGTVENVEQVNTDTETAVVNVTYATKEEAKVAIEKLSGHQFENYSFKISYIPDEEVSSPPPPQRSRRGGHSSRERGSSPGGSSQPKQLDFPLRMLVPTQFVGAIIGKEGLTIKNLTKQTQSKVDIHRKENAGAAEKPITIHATPEGCSEACRMILDIMQKEADETKSAEEIPLKILAHNSLVGRLIGKEGRNLKKIEQDTGTKITISPLQDLTIYNPERTITVKGSTEACSNAEVEIMKKLREAYENDVVAVNQQANLIPGLNLSALGIFSTGLSMHPSTPGARGAAAAAPYHPFASSSAYLSGLYGAPPASAFPHQHPLPEQEVVNLFIPTQAVGAIIGKKGQHIKQLARFAGASIKIAPAEGPDASERMVIITGPPEAQFKAQGRIFGKLKEENFFNPKEEVKLEAHIKVPSFAAGRVIGKGGKTVNELQNLTSAEVIVPRDQTPDENEEVIVKIIGHFFASQTAQRKIREIVQQVKHQEQKHAQGAPASQHSK
- the IGF2BP2 gene encoding insulin-like growth factor 2 mRNA-binding protein 2 isoform X1 — its product is MKRRRMNKLYIGNLSPAVTADDLKQLFGERKLPLAGQVLLKSGYAFVDYPDQNWAIRAIETLSGKVELHGKVMEVDYSVPKKLRSRKIQIRNIPPHLQWEVLDGLLAQYGTVENVEQVNTDTETAVVNVTYATKEEAKVAIEKLSGHQFENYSFKISYIPDEEVSSPPPPQRSRRGGHSSRERGSSPGGSSQPKQLDFPLRMLVPTQFVGAIIGKEGLTIKNLTKQTQSKVDIHRKENAGAAEKPITIHATPEGCSEACRMILDIMQKEADETKSAEEIPLKILAHNSLVGRLIGKEGRNLKKIEQDTGTKITISPLQDLTIYNPERTITVKGSTEACSNAEVEIMKKLREAYENDVVAVNQQANLIPGLNLSALGIFSTGLSMHPSTPGARGAAAAAPYHPFAQQSSRRRTSSSAYLSGLYGAPPASAFPHQHPLPEQEVVNLFIPTQAVGAIIGKKGQHIKQLARFAGASIKIAPAEGPDASERMVIITGPPEAQFKAQGRIFGKLKEENFFNPKEEVKLEAHIKVPSFAAGRVIGKGGKTVNELQNLTSAEVIVPRDQTPDENEEVIVKIIGHFFASQTAQRKIREIVQQVKHQEQKHAQGAPASQHSK